ACAAAAGATATAGTAGTGCAAATTTATTCACTATTATTGATGCCTTAAAATTAAAAATGCAATAGAGTAGATAGGATAGATAGATAAAAAGAACGAGATGGACAGGCAATAGTGACACAAGACTCTCATTTCATCCTTTTCCAAAAGGTATCTGAGTAAATTTTTAATCTTTTCCGAATCAAGACCTCTTCATTGATAATGATCTGTGAAGCAAAATTTTATTTAAAGTTGTTATTAGAATCAGGTATAATTAACATAAATTATTGGATTATAATGTGGTAAATAATGTGGGATTGAAAAAATATTGTTATTTGTTCGTCATTAGTGGGGTTGTGTGTGCATTTATTTTTTCGGGGCAATTTGAGCAGGGATATGGTTCAGGAGACCTAAATAATGATGGGCGGATAGATGTAATTGACCTTAATTTATTACATCATTCCTTGTTAAATGGTGAGGTAACAGGAGTATCCGTTAAAGACCAGAATGGTGACGGTAAAGTAGATGTTATAGATTTGCAACTTTTACTGAATCGTTTAAGTAGGAAATGGCAAGAAAAAGGTAAGGGGAAACCTGCTCATGAAGCGGTATTAAATGTTTTGAGCAGATATTGCCAGAGTAATAAGGAAAACATAGTAAAGCATCAATTTTCAGTTATTAATAATATAGAGCAGGGTTCAAAAAAATTATGCACAATTTTTAGGGAGAAAACACAGATATCGGGAAAAGAGCCCTATTTTTTGTTAGGTTTTCTTTGTCATGCCCCACCTGTTAGTTAATATATCCCTTTTTATATTCTTTAATCTAACTTTTAGTCCAATGATTTTTCTTAAAAAAGAAG
This genomic interval from Candidatus Hydrogenedens sp. contains the following:
- a CDS encoding dockerin type I domain-containing protein encodes the protein MVNNVGLKKYCYLFVISGVVCAFIFSGQFEQGYGSGDLNNDGRIDVIDLNLLHHSLLNGEVTGVSVKDQNGDGKVDVIDLQLLLNRLSRKWQEKGKGKPAHEAVLNVLSRYCQSNKENIVKHQFSVINNIEQGSKKLCTIFREKTQISGKEPYFLLGFLCHAPPVS